In Patagioenas fasciata isolate bPatFas1 chromosome 35, bPatFas1.hap1, whole genome shotgun sequence, the genomic stretch CAAGTCTCTCCTTGCACACAATACATTGCACGAGTCCTTCCTTGCACCCCCTGCATTGCACAAGTCTTGTGTTGCACACAGTGCATTGCACAAGCCCCTCCTTGCACCCCATCCGTCGCACAAGTCTTGTGTTGCACAACCACCCCGTGCATTACGAGTCCTTCCTTGCACACTGCATTGCACATGTCTCATATCGCACCACCCCGTGCATTGCACGAGTCCTTCCTTGCACCCCGTGCATTGCACAAGTCCTGTGTTACACCCCGTCCATTGCACAAGTCCTGTGTTACACCCCATGCATTGCACAAGTCTCTCCTTGCACCCCGTCCATTGCACAAGTCCAGTGTTGCACACTGCGCGTTGCACAAGTCTCATGTCACACCACCCCATGCATTGCACGAGTCCTTCCTTGCACCCCCTGCATTGCACAAGTCCTGTGTTGCACACCGTGCATTGCACGAGTCTCTCCTTGCACACTGTGCATTGCACAAGTCCTTCCTTACACACTGTGCATTGCACAAGTCTCTCCTTGCACCCCATGTGTTGCACAAGTCCTTCCTTGCACCCCGTGCATTGCACAAGTCCTGTGTTACACCCCGTGCATTGCACAAGTCCTGTGTTACACCCCGTGCATTGCACAAGTCCGTCCTTTACACACTGTGCATTGCACAAGTCTCTCCTTGCACCCCGTGCATTGCACGAGTCCTTCTTTGCACCCCGTGCATTGCACAAGTCCCTCCTTGCACCCCGTGCATTGCACAAGTCCTTCCTTGCACCCTGTGCATTGCACAAGTCCTTCCTTGCACCCCGTGCATTGCACAAGTCCTGTGTTACACCCCGTGCATTGCACGAGTCCTTCTTTGCACCCCGTGCATTGCACAAGTCCTTCCTTGCACCCCGTGCATTCCACAAGTCCTGTGTTACACCCCGTGCATTGCACCAGTCCCTCCTTGCACCCCGTGCATTGCACAAGTCCTTCCTTGCACACTGTGCATTGCACGAGTCCCTCCTTGCACACTGTACATTGCACAAGTCCTTCTTTACACACTGTGCATTGCACGAGTCCCTCCTTGCACACCGTGCATTGCACAAGTTCCTCCTTGCACCCCGTGCATTGCACAAGTCCTGTGTTACACCCCGTGCATTGCACAAGTCCTGTGTTACACCCCGTGCATTGCACAAGTCCTTCCTTGCACCCCGTGCATTGCACAAGTCCTGTGTTACACCCCGTGCATTGCACAAGTCCTGTGTTACACCCCGTGCATTGCACAAGTCCTTCCTTGCACCCCGTGCATTACACGAGCCTCTCCTTGCACACCGTGCGTTGCACAAGTCCTTCCTCGCACACAGCACATTGCACGAGTCTCTCCTTGCACAAGTCTTGTGTTGCACGCTGTACATTGCACGAGTCCTTCCTTGCACCCCGTGCATTGCACAACTCGCACATCACACCACCCCGTGCATCGCACGAGTCCATCcctgtgcacgagtccatccccgtgcacgagtccatccccgtgcacgagtccatccctgtGCACAAGTCCATCCccgtgcacgagtccatccccgtgcacgagtccatcccggtgcacgagtccatccccgtgcacgagtccatccccgtgcacgagtccatccccgtgcacgagtccatccctgtgcacgagtccatccctgtgcacgagtccacccctgtgcacgagtccatccccgtgcacgagtccatccccgTGCACGAGTCCACCCccgtgcacgagtccatccccgTGCACGAGTCCACCcctgtgcacgagtccatccccgtgcacgagtccatccctgtgcacgagtccatccctgtgcacgagtccacccctgtgcacgagtccatccccgTGCACGAGTCCACCcctgtgcacgagtccatccccgtgcacgagtccatccctatgcacgagtccatccctgtgcacgagtccatccccgTGCACGAGTCCACCcctgtgcacgagtccatccctatgcacgagtccatccctgtgcacgagtccatccctatgcacgagtccatccctgtgcacgagtccatccctgtgcacgagtccacccctgtgcacgagtccatccctgtgcacgagtccatccctgtgcacgagtccatccctgtgcacgagtccatccccgtgcacgagtccatccctgtgcacgagtccatccctatgcacgagtccatccctgtgcacgagtccatccctatgcacgagtccatccctgtgcacgagtccatccctgtgcacgagtccacccctgtgcacgagtccatccccgtgcacgagtccatccctgtgcacgagtccatccctgggcacgagtccatccctgtgcacgagtccatccccgtgcacgagtccatccctgtgcacgagtccacccctgtgcacgagtccatccctatgcacgagtccatccctatgcacgagtccatccctgtgcacgagtccatccccgTGCACGAGTCCACCcctgtgcacgagtccatccctgtgcacgagtccacccctgtgcacgagtccatccctaTGCACGAGTCCACCcctgtgcacgagtccatccctgtgcacgagtccatccccgtgcacgagtccatccctgtgcacgagtccatccccgtgcacgagtccatccctatgcacgagtccatccctatgcacgagtccatccctatgcacgagtccatccccgtgcacgagtccatccctgtgcacgagtccatccctaTGCACGAGCCCACCCCTATGCATCGCACAACCCTCGTGTTGCACAACCACCCTGTGCATTATATGAGTCCATCCCTATGCACGAGTCCATTCCTATGCATTGCACAAGTCTTGTGTTGCACAACCACCCTGTGCATTGCACGAGCCCACCCCTATGCACGAATCCATCCCTATGCACGAGTCCACCCCTGTGCAAGAGCCCATCcctgtgcacgagtccatccctgtgcacgagtccatccctaTGCATTGCACAAGTCTCGTGTTGCACACCCACCCCGTGCATTGCACGAGTCCATCCccgtgcacgagtccatccctgtgcacgagtccatccctgtGCATGAGCCCATCCCTATGCATTGCACAAGTCTCGTGTTGCACAACCACCCCGTGCATTATATGAGTCCATCCCTAtgcacgagtccatccctgtGCACGAGCCCACCCATATGCATGAGTCCATCCCTATGCATCGCACAACCCTCGTGTTGCACAACCACCCCGTGCATTATACGAGTCCATCCCTAtgcacgagtccatccctgtgcacgagtccatccctgtGCACGAGCCCACCCCTGTGCACGAGCCCACCCCCACGCACCACCCAACCCTCGTGCCGCACACCCCCGCCTCGCGCCGcgcgccccccaaaccccccaaaccccccccgtcCTCCCCCCCAGCAGGCGGCGCCCTCAGATCTGCGTCTCCTGCACGTTCTCCTTGGACGGGCTCTTGAAGAGCAGGGGTTCGTGCACCGAGTTGAGCAGCGGGTTCTTCCCCATCCCTCCGGCGCCGCCGCTCTTGCCGTAATGCGCGGCCAACGCCGCGTACCGGTCCAGCTGCTCCCTCTCCAGCGCCGGCAACGCCAACCGGTTGttgtcaccaccaccaccacctccgcctgtaccaccaccaccaccaccacccaactcATCCTCCACGTTGACGATCTCCACGGCGCGCGCGGGGCCGCCGCGGTGCTTGTGGCGCTGGTGCTGCTTGCGGAGCTTGTAGAACGCCACCAGCATCACCGCCGCCATGAAGGTGATGGCCACGAAGCAACCGATGATGATCTTGGTGGTCTTCAACACATCATCCAAATCTTGGAgccccgctcctcctcctccggatgctgccgccgccgccgtgaTGGCCACGGTGAACGGTCGCCCCGTAGCCCGCGTggccggcggcggcgccgcggtGGAGCCGCCCGCCCAACCTATAGTGGGCGCCGCTTGCGTTTGCGCCGCCTCCTCGCTCCCGACGTCCATGGTCTCTACGGTCACCGTGGTGAAATAGGTGTacccggtggcggcggcggccgcggcggcaTCGGCGGCGGAGACGTTGAGCGTGGCGGATGCCGTGGTGTTGCCGGCGGCGTTGGTGACCATGCAGGTGTACTGGCCGGTGTCTTGCACGGTGACGTTGGTGAAGTTGAGCGTGCCGTCGTGCAGCACCGAGATGCGCACGCGGTACGAGCCGTGCGTCATCAGCGTCCCGTTGGGCGTCAACCAGTTCACCGACGTCATGGCCGTGCCCGTGCGGCACTTGAGCTCCGCCGCCATCCCCTCGGTCACGTTGAGGTCGGCGGGGGGCTCCACGATCACCGGGGCGTAACAGGTGAAGTGCCCCGGTTCCAATTCACCAAGATACCTCCCTCTTAATGCCGGTGGTGCATGGCACCGCGCGCAACAACTCGTGTTGCTCGGCACCGTCTCCCTCAACCACCAGCTCAACCACAGGACGTCGCAATCGCAGCGCCACGGGTTATGATGGAGGTGGACCCGCTCCAGGCGGTGCAAAGGGGCGAAGAGGTCGTGGGGGAGCGACGCCAGCTCGTTGTGCGCCAGGTTGAGCTCCTCCAGCGCCTTGAGGTCGTCGAAGGCGTTGCGCTCCACCGCCGCCACGCGCGCGTGCATCAGCCACAGCTTCCGCAGGCTCCCCAGGCCTTGGAAGGAACCGGGGCGCACGCGGCCCAAGCGGTTCCCCGATAGCTCCAGTTCCTCCAGGCGCACCAAGGCCGTCAAGTTGGGGATCTCCTTGAGGTTGCACATGCCCAGGTTGAGATAGCGGAGGTTGACCAAGCCCTCGAACGCCGCCTCCGAGATGTACTCCAGGCGCTTGAGCTCGCCCAGGTCCAGGCGCCTCAGCGAGGGCACCCGGTTGAAGGCGTAGGAGGGGATGCTTTCTATAGGGTTGTTGCGGAGCCACAGCTCGCGGAGCTTGGAAAGGTACTCGAAGGCCTGCGTGGGCACCGTGGTGAGGCGGTTGTCGAAGAGCTCGAGCGTGTTGAGGTTGGGGAGCCCGTTGAAGGCGCCCACCTCGACTTTGCGGACCAGGTTGCGGCTGAGCTGGAGGATCTCGAGGTGCCGGAGGTGCTTGAAGGTGTCGGTGCGGATGACCTGGATGTGGTTCTCCTGGAGGTTGAGGTAGCGGGTGTTGATGGAGATGCTGGAGGGGACCTCGAGGAGGTCGCGGCGGGTGCAGATGACCCGGCTGGCTTGGTTGCTGCAGGAACAGGCGGCCGGGCAAGATGGCGGAGGCGCTGCCGGGGAtgatgggaggaagaggaggaggaggaggaggaggaggaggaggaagagcggaGGGAGAGGCCTACGCGGAGCGGCCATGGCGGACGGGCATCGCCGGTCAGGGACGCGGGAGGCGCTGTGGGGAGAGAGGGGTTAGGGGGTAGAGGGGGTAGGGGGTATGGGGGTATATGGGATAGGGgacgtggggatgtggggatgtgggatatggggatagggggatgtggggatgggggatatgggacatgggacatggggatagggggatatggggacatggggatatggggataggggGTGTGGGGAtatagggacgtggggacaggggggacattgggatatgggacagggggagatggggatatggggataggggGTGTGGGGAtatagggacgtggggacagggggacattgggattgtggggacagggggacattgggacagggggacagggggacatggggatatgggacagggggagatggggatatggggataggggGTGTGGGGAtatagggacgtggggacagggggtcatgggattgtggggacagggggacattgggatacgggacagggggacatggggacatggggataggggggtatggggacagggggacatggggacatgagacagggggatatggggacatgggacagagggacatggggatatggggataggggGTGTGGGGAtatagggacgtggggacaggggaacattgggatatgggacagggggacagggggatatagGGACGTGGgattgtggggacagggggatatgggacatgggatatggggataaggggatatggggacagggggacatggggatatggggataggggGTGTGGGGAtatagggacgtggggacagggggacattgggatatgggacagggggacatggggacagggggatatagGGACGTGGgattgtggggacagggggatatgggacagggggatatggggatatggggatgtggggacagggggatatgggatatggggacaaggggatatggggacagggggacatgagacagggggatatggggataaggggacatggggacatgagacagggggatatggggacagggggatatggggatagggggtgtggggatatggggacagagagacattgggatatgggacagggggacaggaggacatgaggacaggggatatggggacgtggggacaatgggatatgGGAACAATGAGAtatagggatatggggacaagggggatatggggacaagggggatataGGGGTATGGGattatggggacatggggacagggggatatggggatgtgggacagggggacatggggacgtggggatatgtggtatggggacattgggacatggggacagggggatatggggacaaggggtcacGGGGGCACCGGGGGCTCaggggacggggggacatgggggatgggaACAGGGTGACACAGgaacacggggacatggggaagggggggggggggggtcaccctgcaccccccaTGTGAACCCCCCAGCACAACCCATGCACCCCCCccgtgtgcacacgcgtgtgaaCCCCCCAGCACAatgcaatggggcaatggggacaatggggacaatatgggacaatggggggtatgggggcaatgaggacattgggggtaatggggggctatgggggcaatgggggctatgggggcaatggggataatgggggacaatatgggacaatggggggtatgggggcaatggggacattgggggcaatggggggctatgggggcaatggggggtatgggggaaatgggaacattgggggcaatggggggctatgggggcaatggggggtatggggggcaatggggacaatggggacaacgggggacaatggggggtatgggggcaatggggacattgggggcaatggggggctatgggggcaatggggggtatgggggcaatgggggcaatgggggacaatatgggacaatggggacattgggggcaatggggggctatgggggcaatggggggtatgggggcaatgggggcaatgggggacaatatgggacaatggggacattgggggcaatggggacattgggggcaatggggacaatgggggacaatggggggcatgggggcaatggggacattgggggcaatggggacattgggggcaatggggtgtaatgggggtgcaatggggacaatggggggcaatgggggtgcaatggggggctatgggtgctatgggggcaatggggggcaatgggtgctatggggtgcaatggggagcAATGGGGCTATGGGCACAGTGGttgcaatggggacaatggggggcaatgggggtgcaatggggggctaTGAGTgctatggggtgcaatggggggcaatggggtcaatggagggcaatggggacattgggggacagtggggggctatgggtgctatggggtgcaatggggggcaatggggtcaatggagggcaatggggacaatgggggacagtggggggctatgggtgctatggggtgcaatggggtcaatggggggcaatggggtgcaatggggacaattgggggcaatgggggcgcaatggggttcaatgggtgcaATAGGGAGTGCAATGGGtgttcaatgggggcaatgggggggcaatgggttCCATAGGGTGcaatgggggtgcagtgggggcaatgggggcaatgggggcaatggggggtgaagtgggtgcaatggggtgcagtgggggcaatggggggtgcagtgggggcaatggggtgcagtgggggcaatggggggtgcagtgggggcaatgggaacaatgagggcaatggggtacaatgtggggcaatggggggcaatgggggttcaatggggggcaatgggtgcaatggggggcaatggggggcaatgggtgcaatggggggcaatgggtgcaatggggtacaatggggggcaatgggtgctatgggggggcaatggggggcaataaGGGGCAataggggtgcaatggggtgcaatggtggggcaatgggtgcaataggggcaatggggggcaatggggggcaatgggtgcaatgggggggcaatggggtgcaaTAAGGGGCAAtaggggtgcaatgggtgcaatagGGGTGCAATGGTGGGGCAATGGGTGCAataggggcaatggggggcaatgggggggcaatgggtgctatggggtacaatggggttcaatggggggtgcagtgggtgctatgggggttcaatgggggttcaatgggtgcaagggggtgcaatggggggtgcACTCGTTgcaatgggtgctatgggggatgcaatggggttcagtgggtgcaatggggtgcaatgggtgctatggggtgcaatggggttcagtgggtgcaatggggtgcaatgggtgctatggggtgcaatgggttcagtgggtgcaatggggtgcaatgggtgctatgggggatGCAATAAAgttcaatggggtgcaatggggtgcaatgggtgctatggggtgcaatgggtgctatgggggatgcaatggggttcagtgggtgcaatggggtgcaatggggtgcaatgggtgctatggggtgcaatGACgttcaatggggtgcaatggggttcaatgggtgctatgggggatGCAATGGGTTcagtgggtgcaatggggtgcaatgggtgctatggggtgcaatgggtgctatgggggatgcaatggggttcagtgggtgcaatggggttcaGTGAGTGctatggggtgcaatgggtgctataggggatgcaatggggttcagtgggtgcaatggggtgcaatgggtgctatgggggatgcaatggggttcaatggggtgcaatggggtgcaatgggtgctatgggggatgcaatggggttcaatggggtgcaatggggtgcaatgggtgctatggggtgcaatGACgttcaatggggtgcaatggggtgcaatggggggggaggggtgcATTGATGCCGCCCACGCGtgtgcaccccccccccccccccccaattcccgcGCACCCCCGTGTGCAcgcgcccggcccgctccgcccctcccccccccctttcccgCCGCAACCCGCGTGCgcatccccccctcccccccccgtgcaccgacacccccccctccctcccccatcccccccacccatgggtgcccgcacCCCCTACCCCGCACCCCCGCTCCAGCGCcagcttcctctcctcctcctcctcctcttcctcccccccccgcgcttcctgcccccccccctttccccttcctgcccctcccccacctctgcggcccctcccccaccgcccCGCCCCCACCGCGCCGGCCGGCGGGATGGGACCCGCCCCCACTGCACCCACTgaacccattgcaccccattgaaccccattgcaccccattgaaccccattgaaccccattgaaccccatcgAACCCCACGGAACCCCATggaacccccattgaaccccactgaacccccattgcacccattgaaccccatggaacccccattgaaccccattgcacccactgaaccccattgtacccattgaaccccattgcacccattgaaccccaatgaaccccattgaaccccattgaaccccgttGCACCCACTGaaccccactgaaccccattgaaccccattgcaccccactgcatccattgaaccccattgaaccccattgaaccccattgaaccccattgcaccccattgtaaCCCACTGAACCCCATTACACCCCATTGAACCCCTCACTGCACCCACTGAACCTCATTGtaacccattgaaccccattgcaccccactgtaacccactgaaccccattgtaacccactgcaccccattgcacccattgaaccccactgaaccccattgtaacccactgaaccccattgaacccattgaaccccattgtaacccactgcaccccattgcactcattgaaccccactgaaccccattgTAACCCACggaaccccattgcacccattgaaccccattgtaaCCCACTGaaccccactgaaccccattgcaccccattgaaccccactgcaccccattgcaccccattgcaccccactgcaccccactgcaccccattgcaccccattgtaacccattgaaccccactgcaccccattgaaccccattgcaccccattgtaacccattgaaccccattgcacccattgaaccccattgaaccccacagaaccccatggaacccccattgaaccccactgaacccccattgcacccattgaaccccattgaaccccaatgaacccccattgaaccccactgcaccccattgaaccccattgtaaCCCACTGaaccccactgaaccccattgcacccattgaaccccattgaaccccaatgaacccccattgaaccccactgcacccattgaaccccaatgaaccccattgaaccccattgtaacccactgaaccccattgcacccattgaaccccattgcacccattgaaccccattgaaacccattgcacccattgaaccccattgcacccattgaaccccattgaaacCCACggaacccccattgaaccccattgcacccattgaaccccattgcaccccattgaaccccgttgtaacccactgaaccccattgtacccattgaaccccattgtacCCATTgaacccattgaaccccattgcacccattgaaccccattgcaccccattgcaccccattgtaacccactgaaccccattgtacccattgaaccccattgcaccccattgaaccccattgtacccccactgaaccccattgtacccattgaaccccattgcaccccattgtaacccactgaaccccattgcacccactgaaccccattgcaccccattgaacCCATTGAACCCACtgaaccccattgcacccactgaaccccattgcacccattgaaccccattgaacccattgaaccccattgtaaCCCACTaaaccccattgcacccattgaaccccattgcacccattgaaccccattgtaaCCCACtaaaccccattgcaccccattgcacccattgaaccccattgtaaCCCACtaaaccccattgcaccccattgaaccccattgtaacccactgcaccccattgcacccattgaaccccactgaaccccattgcacccactgaaccccattgaacccattgcaccccattgcacccattgaaccccattgtaacccactgcaccccattgcactcattgaaccccactgaaccccattgcacccactgaaccccattgaacccattgcaccccattgcacccattgaaccccattgtaacccattgcaccccattgcacccattgaaccccattgcacccattgaaccccaatgaacccccaatgaacccccattgcacccattgaaccccattgcacccattgaaccccattgaaacCCACGgaacccccattgcaccccattgcacccattgaaccccattgcacccattgaaccccaatgaacccccaatgaacccccattgcacccattgaaccccattgcaccccattgtaaCCCACTGAACCCCATTGGACCCAttgaaccccaatgaaccccattgcacccattgaaccccattaaaccccattgcacccccactGCACCCATTAAACCCCATTGTAACCCAtcaaacccccattgcccccattgaacccccactgcacccattgaacccccattgaaccccattgcacccccactGCACCCATTGAACCCCGTTGTAACCCATCGaagccccattgcaccccattgcaccccattgaaccccactgcacccccactGAACCCATTGAACCCCATGGAACCCACACTgaacccccactgcaccccactgAACCCCATGGAACCCCCACTGCACCCACTGAACCCCCATTGCACCCTCATTGCACCCACTGCACCCCCCACTGAACCCATTGCACCCCCATGgaacccccactgcaccccatggaaccccattgTACCCATTgtaaccccattgcaccccattgaaccccactgtaccccattgaacccccactgcacccccactGAACCCATTGAACCCCATGGAACCCACACTgaacccccactgcaccccactgaaccccactgaacccccactgcacccactgaacccccattgcaccccattgaacCCACTGCACCGCCCACTGAACCCATTGCACCCCCATGgaacccccactgcaccccatggaaccccactGTACCCATTGTAACCCCATTGCtccccattgaaccccactgcaccccattgaacccccattgtaccccactgcaccccattgaacccccactgcacccccattgcccccattgaaccccattaccccccattgaacccccattgaaccccattgaaccccattaacccccattgaaccccattgaacccccattgaaccccattaccccccattgaacccccattgaaccccattgaaccccattaccccccattgaacccccattgaacccccattgaaccccattgaacccccattaccccccattgaacctccattgaaccccattgaaccccattaacccccattgaacccccattgaacccccattgaaccccattgaacccccattaccccccattgaacctccattgaaccccattgaaccccactgaaccccattgaATCCTCattgcaccccactgcaccccattgaaccccattgcaccccccaaCTGCACAGGGACCCcaatacacagggacccccccaaatacacagggaccccaaactacacagggacccccaaatacacagggacccccccaaatacacagggaccccaatacacagggacccccaaatacacagggacccccccaaatacacagggacccccccaactacacagggaccccaaatacacagggacccccctaaatacacagggacccccaatacacagggaccccaaactacacagggacccccaaatacacagggaccccaaatacacagggacccccccaaatacacagggacccccaaatacacagggacccccccaaatacacagggacccccaactacacagggaccccaaatacacagggacccccaaatacacagggaccccaatacacagggaccccaaatacacagggaccccaaatacATGGGGCCCccccaaatacacagggacccccccaactacacagggaccccaaatacacagggaccccaatacacagggaccccccccaaatacacagggacccccaaatacacagggacccccccaaacacacagggaccccccccaaatacacagggacccccaacta encodes the following:
- the LRRC4B gene encoding leucine-rich repeat-containing protein 4B translates to MAAPRRPLPPLFLLLLLLLLLLFLPSSPAAPPPSCPAACSCSNQASRVICTRRDLLEVPSSISINTRYLNLQENHIQVIRTDTFKHLRHLEILQLSRNLVRKVEVGAFNGLPNLNTLELFDNRLTTVPTQAFEYLSKLRELWLRNNPIESIPSYAFNRVPSLRRLDLGELKRLEYISEAAFEGLVNLRYLNLGMCNLKEIPNLTALVRLEELELSGNRLGRVRPGSFQGLGSLRKLWLMHARVAAVERNAFDDLKALEELNLAHNELASLPHDLFAPLHRLERVHLHHNPWRCDCDVLWLSWWLRETVPSNTSCCARCHAPPALRGRYLGELEPGHFTCYAPVIVEPPADLNVTEGMAAELKCRTGTAMTSVNWLTPNGTLMTHGSYRVRISVLHDGTLNFTNVTVQDTGQYTCMVTNAAGNTTASATLNVSAADAAAAAAATGYTYFTTVTVETMDVGSEEAAQTQAAPTIGWAGGSTAAPPPATRATGRPFTVAITAAAAASGGGGAGLQDLDDVLKTTKIIIGCFVAITFMAAVMLVAFYKLRKQHQRHKHRGGPARAVEIVNVEDELGGGGGGGTGGGGGGGDNNRLALPALEREQLDRYAALAAHYGKSGGAGGMGKNPLLNSVHEPLLFKSPSKENVQETQI